In Anaerolineales bacterium, a single window of DNA contains:
- the atpE gene encoding ATP synthase F0 subunit C gives MNDPIAFVAGLKLLGAGFAMMGAIGAGVGVGLAASGGVQAMGRNPDAAGIIQTNMILGMAFAEAVAIYALATALIIIFVG, from the coding sequence ATGAACGATCCCATAGCATTTGTAGCAGGTTTGAAATTGTTGGGTGCTGGTTTCGCCATGATGGGTGCAATCGGAGCTGGTGTCGGTGTGGGGTTGGCCGCCTCAGGTGGCGTGCAGGCCATGGGCCGCAATCCCGACGCAGCAGGTATTATCCAGACCAACATGATCCTGGGTATGGCATTTGCCGAAGCAGTAGCAATTTATGCCCTGGCTACCGCCCTGATCATCATCTTCGTTGGGTAA
- a CDS encoding NADH-quinone oxidoreductase subunit A, with protein sequence MQSDWLFIGLFLLIVALFPGAPIILAGLISPHRPSTQKAQTYECGLETVGETWVQFRVQYYIYALTFLVFDVELVFLFPWAVAFDQLSLFGVLSGVVFILILFVELLAAWRKGVLEWA encoded by the coding sequence ATGCAGAGTGATTGGCTATTTATTGGTCTATTTCTGCTGATTGTTGCATTATTTCCTGGAGCCCCAATCATCCTGGCTGGTTTAATCAGCCCTCATAGACCGAGCACTCAAAAGGCACAAACATACGAGTGCGGTCTGGAAACAGTGGGGGAAACCTGGGTCCAATTCAGGGTTCAATACTATATCTATGCCCTGACATTCCTCGTTTTTGATGTTGAGCTTGTCTTTCTATTTCCCTGGGCGGTTGCATTTGACCAACTTTCGTTGTTTGGCGTCCTTTCTGGGGTGGTTTTCATCCTTATCCTGTTTGTCGAGCTATTAGCAGCCTGGCGAAAAGGCGTTTTGGAGTGGGCGTAG
- a CDS encoding NADH-quinone oxidoreductase subunit M, which yields MQFPILSIIVLTPIITGMLILLVPKDRKNLVRYIALAAATLDLTLSIWVYFNYQISAGGYQFVEKYNWLPQLGISYYVGVDGMNAPLVLLTGIVMFTGVLISWGIDDRPREFFAFLFILASGVFGVFVAQDLFMLFFFYEIAVFPMYLLISIWGWIKTREYAAMKLTLYLFIGSVISLVGGLALYFQAGMNTFDMIQLANANFPKDFQILWFPFVFFGFAVLGGIFPFHNWSPDGHVAAPTAVSMFHAGVLMKLGAFAALRVGIMLLPEGAKFWSWLILILALVNVVYGAFIAMVQTDFKYVIGFSSVSHMGLVMLGFATLTKDGLTGSGIQMFSHGVMTALFFAVVGMVYDRAHTREIGELGGFSKKMPWVAVAFIIGGLVSMGMPGFSGFVAEFPIFMGVWQVQPVVAIIASISIVITASYIIRIIGRVFFGPMSEEFDHHIGDVTVRDKVALTLLCVIMVTIGVFPSIMSGLVASGVNHILSLFGGA from the coding sequence ATGCAATTTCCAATCCTGAGCATCATCGTTCTCACGCCAATTATCACGGGAATGTTGATATTGCTGGTTCCCAAGGACCGCAAGAATTTGGTCCGCTATATTGCTTTAGCTGCTGCGACGCTGGATTTGACCCTCTCGATTTGGGTTTACTTTAATTATCAAATTTCAGCGGGTGGATATCAGTTTGTCGAGAAATATAATTGGCTGCCTCAGTTAGGGATTTCGTACTATGTTGGCGTGGACGGTATGAATGCTCCCCTGGTACTGCTCACAGGAATAGTGATGTTTACCGGTGTTCTGATCTCCTGGGGAATTGATGACCGCCCAAGAGAATTCTTTGCTTTCTTGTTCATCCTGGCGAGCGGTGTATTTGGTGTATTCGTCGCCCAAGATTTGTTCATGTTGTTTTTCTTTTATGAAATCGCAGTCTTCCCCATGTACCTGCTCATTTCCATCTGGGGTTGGATTAAAACCCGCGAATACGCGGCCATGAAGCTCACCCTTTACCTGTTTATTGGTTCAGTCATCTCCCTGGTCGGCGGATTGGCCCTCTATTTCCAGGCGGGGATGAACACCTTTGACATGATCCAGCTGGCCAATGCGAATTTCCCGAAGGATTTCCAGATATTATGGTTTCCGTTTGTATTCTTTGGATTTGCCGTGTTGGGAGGCATCTTCCCGTTCCACAATTGGAGTCCGGATGGCCACGTGGCAGCCCCAACTGCAGTTTCCATGTTCCATGCTGGTGTGCTGATGAAGCTGGGCGCTTTCGCAGCCTTACGTGTAGGGATCATGTTGCTTCCTGAAGGAGCAAAATTCTGGAGCTGGCTCATCCTTATTCTGGCGCTGGTGAATGTCGTTTACGGCGCGTTTATCGCCATGGTGCAGACAGATTTCAAATATGTGATTGGTTTTTCTTCTGTATCCCATATGGGCCTGGTAATGTTAGGGTTTGCTACTCTCACGAAAGACGGATTAACCGGTTCAGGTATCCAGATGTTTTCTCACGGGGTGATGACGGCTCTCTTCTTTGCTGTGGTTGGGATGGTGTATGACCGGGCACATACCCGTGAAATCGGTGAGCTGGGGGGCTTCTCGAAGAAGATGCCATGGGTAGCAGTTGCCTTCATCATTGGCGGTCTCGTGTCGATGGGTATGCCAGGTTTTTCAGGTTTTGTTGCTGAATTCCCCATTTTTATGGGTGTCTGGCAGGTTCAGCCAGTCGTGGCTATCATTGCCTCGATTTCCATTGTCATTACTGCATCCTATATCATCCGCATTATCGGCAGAGTGTTCTTCGGCCCGATGTCGGAGGAGTTCGACCATCACATTGGGGATGTGACTGTAAGGGACAAGGTTGCACTGACCCTGCTATGTGTCATCATGGTCACGATCGGGGTTTTCCCATCGATCATGAGCGGCTTGGTTGCCTCGGGAGTAAATCATATCCTGAGTCTGTTCGGAGGTGCTTAA
- a CDS encoding reactive intermediate/imine deaminase (has endoribonuclease activity on mRNA), whose translation MSDQTKTIIKTDRAPKAIGPYSAGVKTHCFIFTAGQLGIIPETGNIIEGGIEHETRQAIKNIQNILIEAGSCLENVVKTTVFLRDMAEFAQMNAIYGEFFKENPPARSTVQVAALPKGGAVEIEAIAMVSE comes from the coding sequence ATGTCTGATCAGACGAAAACAATCATTAAGACCGACCGTGCCCCAAAAGCAATTGGACCTTATTCAGCGGGTGTGAAAACCCATTGCTTTATCTTCACCGCAGGGCAGCTTGGCATCATCCCCGAAACCGGCAATATTATTGAGGGTGGAATCGAACACGAAACAAGGCAAGCGATTAAAAATATCCAGAATATCCTCATTGAAGCTGGCTCATGCTTAGAAAACGTAGTAAAAACTACCGTGTTCCTGAGAGACATGGCTGAGTTCGCCCAAATGAATGCCATCTACGGAGAATTCTTCAAAGAGAATCCTCCCGCTCGATCGACAGTCCAGGTAGCAGCGCTCCCAAAGGGTGGTGCGGTGGAGATCGAAGCGATTGCCATGGTTAGTGAATAG
- a CDS encoding NADH-quinone oxidoreductase subunit J, with amino-acid sequence MTLEQIGFLIIAAVTLIAGMRVVTSRNMIHSALWLILALFGVAIFYVMLDAGFFAVIQVIIYIGAIAILFIFAAMLTRRVMQDSGPQTNSRWWLGVIIAVLLLAGIGVVYTSWPEFTSQASQLLGDSGQISQLGVALVSPDKYLLPFEFASILLVAAMIGAIFVAGEKKQ; translated from the coding sequence ATGACCCTCGAGCAAATTGGTTTCCTCATCATTGCTGCAGTTACCCTGATCGCTGGTATGCGTGTCGTTACCAGCCGGAATATGATCCATTCGGCATTGTGGTTGATCCTGGCCTTGTTTGGGGTAGCGATTTTCTACGTGATGCTAGATGCGGGTTTCTTTGCGGTTATCCAGGTCATCATTTATATCGGCGCGATCGCCATTCTCTTCATCTTCGCAGCCATGTTGACCAGGCGGGTAATGCAGGATAGCGGCCCGCAGACAAATTCCAGGTGGTGGCTAGGAGTAATTATCGCTGTTCTGTTATTGGCAGGCATCGGGGTCGTGTATACGAGCTGGCCGGAGTTTACCTCCCAGGCATCCCAGCTGCTGGGAGATTCTGGTCAGATCAGCCAGCTGGGAGTGGCATTGGTATCACCCGACAAGTATTTACTGCCTTTTGAGTTTGCCTCAATCCTTTTGGTGGCAGCTATGATTGGTGCGATTTTCGTGGCCGGAGAAAAGAAGCAATGA
- a CDS encoding glycosyltransferase family 2 protein — protein sequence MVDISIIVPCYNEEATIRKLLDAICAQTVPMVDIEVVIADGLSTDGTRAVINDYRREHPELEVHIVDNTQRVIPSGLNRAIEGARGSYIVRMDAHSIPDPDYIRKCVDELKKGLGDNVGGIWKIHPGNSSWIARSIALAAAHPLGAGDARYRIGGVAQEVETVPFGTFHRDIFEQIGMFDESLLTNEDYEFNTRIRQSGGKVWLDPSITSIYYARPTLRELAAQYWRYGYWKAQMLRKYPKTLRWRQAIPPVFVAVLIILGLLVVGMSLARWLLAIIVILYTIILLGIGIQMSLQHKKMSYIIGVPLALATIQIAWGAAFLWGMFRKPALNTKPL from the coding sequence ATGGTTGATATATCGATTATTGTGCCCTGTTATAACGAAGAAGCGACAATCCGCAAGCTCCTGGATGCCATCTGCGCGCAAACAGTGCCTATGGTGGATATTGAAGTGGTGATTGCGGATGGTCTCTCAACCGACGGCACGCGAGCAGTGATCAATGATTATCGTAGAGAACATCCAGAGCTCGAGGTCCACATCGTTGATAATACGCAACGGGTAATCCCATCAGGCCTTAACCGCGCCATCGAAGGAGCACGGGGAAGTTATATTGTCCGCATGGATGCTCATTCCATCCCCGACCCTGACTATATCCGGAAATGTGTCGATGAATTGAAAAAAGGCCTGGGAGATAATGTCGGTGGAATTTGGAAGATCCACCCCGGGAACTCTTCATGGATTGCCAGATCCATTGCACTGGCAGCAGCCCACCCCCTCGGGGCAGGTGATGCCCGGTATCGGATTGGCGGTGTGGCTCAGGAAGTCGAAACAGTGCCATTTGGAACATTTCATCGGGATATTTTCGAGCAGATCGGGATGTTTGATGAATCCTTGCTCACCAATGAGGATTATGAATTCAATACACGTATCAGGCAGTCGGGTGGCAAGGTTTGGCTGGATCCCTCAATCACTTCCATATACTATGCGAGGCCAACCCTCCGGGAACTGGCAGCTCAATACTGGCGTTATGGATATTGGAAAGCTCAGATGTTGCGAAAATATCCAAAGACTCTGCGATGGCGCCAGGCGATTCCCCCAGTTTTTGTTGCGGTACTGATTATCCTGGGGCTTTTGGTCGTTGGCATGAGCCTCGCCCGTTGGTTGCTAGCAATTATTGTGATACTATATACTATTATCCTCCTAGGTATTGGAATCCAGATGAGTTTACAACATAAGAAAATGTCCTACATAATCGGTGTGCCTTTGGCATTAGCCACCATCCAGATTGCATGGGGTGCTGCATTCCTTTGGGGAATGTTTCGTAAGCCGGCATTGAACACCAAACCATTATGA
- a CDS encoding NADH-quinone oxidoreductase subunit N, producing the protein MAIESFEPTMVLAVLPEIFLVVLAGVILAYDAIKKPESKRILGWITAVGLLVVMILSLLLSTPSNQGRLIFGGMLRQDWLGFAFMILFMFAAAITALFTIDMKGVGQRGEFYVLLLISTLGMCLMASSADIIMLYLAIETTSIPMYILAGFLTRDDKSTESGFKYLLFGAAASTVMLYGFSLLYGFTGQTNIYQIALSFFDTGLAKITIIGILLLILVGFSFKISAFPFHFWAPDVYEGAPTPIAGFLSTASKAAGFVVVLRVLVSVFTPAAAPEWMNYLAVISLLTMTIGNVLALAQKNIKRLLAYSSIAHAGYILIGVVAMSQLGMTSVVFYLIAYLITNLAAFGVVLIFSHVVGSDDVLAYSGLSRRKPWLAFAMLIAFLSLAGMPPLAGFIAKVFVFAAAVKAEYIWLAFLGVINSIIGLYYYLTVLKYVYLYRSDDEEKPLVIARPYAIALSLLVLGILLVGTLFGPWFNLSSQIASSLF; encoded by the coding sequence ATGGCAATTGAGAGCTTCGAACCGACGATGGTCTTAGCAGTCCTTCCAGAAATATTCTTGGTGGTATTGGCTGGTGTCATACTTGCCTACGATGCAATTAAAAAACCGGAGAGTAAACGCATCTTAGGTTGGATCACGGCGGTGGGGTTGTTGGTTGTAATGATCCTAAGCCTGCTCTTATCAACCCCCTCCAACCAGGGCAGGCTAATATTCGGCGGGATGTTGCGCCAGGATTGGCTTGGCTTCGCTTTCATGATCCTGTTCATGTTTGCTGCCGCCATCACCGCCTTATTCACCATTGATATGAAAGGGGTGGGGCAAAGAGGCGAGTTTTACGTGCTCTTACTGATATCGACACTTGGCATGTGCCTGATGGCTTCATCTGCCGATATCATCATGCTCTACCTGGCGATCGAGACCACATCCATCCCCATGTACATCCTGGCCGGCTTCCTCACCCGCGATGATAAGTCTACGGAATCAGGTTTCAAGTACCTCTTGTTTGGTGCAGCTGCTTCAACAGTCATGCTCTACGGTTTTAGCCTATTATATGGATTTACTGGCCAGACGAATATTTACCAGATCGCGTTGAGCTTTTTTGACACTGGGCTGGCAAAGATCACGATCATCGGCATCCTATTGCTCATCCTGGTGGGATTCAGCTTCAAGATCTCAGCCTTCCCCTTCCATTTTTGGGCTCCAGATGTCTACGAAGGTGCTCCTACTCCGATCGCAGGCTTTCTTTCAACCGCATCCAAAGCTGCGGGTTTCGTGGTCGTTTTGCGAGTGTTAGTGTCTGTCTTTACGCCAGCAGCTGCCCCGGAATGGATGAACTACCTGGCGGTGATCTCATTGCTCACCATGACGATTGGTAATGTTCTGGCCCTGGCGCAGAAGAACATCAAACGCCTATTAGCCTATTCATCGATTGCCCATGCCGGTTATATTCTGATCGGTGTCGTGGCGATGTCGCAGCTGGGCATGACCAGCGTGGTCTTTTACCTTATCGCCTACCTGATCACCAACCTGGCAGCCTTTGGCGTGGTGTTGATCTTTTCCCATGTGGTCGGCTCGGATGATGTATTGGCTTATTCCGGATTAAGCAGGCGAAAACCATGGCTAGCCTTTGCCATGCTGATTGCATTTTTATCGCTAGCCGGGATGCCCCCACTGGCTGGTTTTATTGCGAAGGTATTCGTCTTTGCCGCTGCAGTAAAAGCAGAGTATATCTGGCTGGCATTTCTTGGGGTAATTAACTCCATCATCGGCCTGTACTACTACCTGACGGTTCTAAAGTATGTCTACCTGTACCGCTCAGATGATGAGGAGAAGCCGTTAGTGATTGCCCGACCTTACGCAATTGCCTTATCCTTATTGGTTCTAGGCATTCTCCTGGTCGGGACACTTTTCGGTCCATGGTTCAACCTGTCTTCGCAGATTGCATCATCCTTGTTCTAG
- a CDS encoding NADH-quinone oxidoreductase subunit L — translation MSTTSIAWLLPLPPFLAFVFIVLFTNRKKALSHGLAIGAAGLSWLGSMVVFFRAINTEHLGLNPYESTINWLPTGNTWFQIGVRIDPLSAATLFFVAWTVLMIFIYSVGYHNFGQPKGDHDKPGLQPHGASVADEHGHKHIVPSIEPMYSRFFAFIGLFAFGMYTLVVSNNLLTLFVGWEIMGLCSYLLIGFWYQKPSARAAMIKAFLTTRVGDVFMLLGIAYIYTSVGSLSYADIFNPDTLEKLASTPAIGGFLGLSAAALMGILLFIGTIGKSAQWPLHVWLPDAMEGPTPVSAMIHAATMVSAGVYMVIRMYPLLSVGYEHGHLTPAMSVMAVIGTFTAIFAATIAIAQNDIKRVLAYSTISQLGYMIAALGIGAYVAVAFHLITHAFFKALLFLGSGSVIHGVEHGVLHTGEQVDPQNMFNMGGLRKKMPVTFWTFLIGGFALSGFPIITAGFWSKDEILADAFGNGHWTVFIVLSLAAFITAFYTMRQITLTFLGKPRTESAHHAQETPWTMTLPLVILTVFAVGIGWAGISESFPLIGGILPNFVHEFIGGTLLEPPETLPFSLWPLLVSIVASLGGLTLGWLVYRNQKVAAEDPLAKTLGPVYKILQNKYYFDELYDLIFVRPAYWLADNFTNRFLDRGIIDGILHFIARVASNVGHVFRNYFDKPVVNGFGDFIGEGMKKFGQSIKVIQTGKVQQYLLMALILAFGAMFYFVFAFLQH, via the coding sequence ATGTCGACAACCTCGATTGCTTGGCTTCTTCCACTTCCGCCATTCCTAGCGTTTGTTTTTATTGTCCTATTTACCAATCGTAAAAAAGCATTGAGTCATGGCCTGGCGATCGGTGCCGCAGGTCTATCCTGGCTTGGAAGTATGGTGGTGTTCTTCCGGGCCATAAACACAGAGCACCTTGGCCTTAACCCATACGAATCAACCATAAACTGGCTCCCCACAGGAAATACCTGGTTTCAGATCGGTGTGCGGATCGATCCCCTCAGCGCTGCCACGCTTTTCTTCGTCGCCTGGACGGTCCTGATGATCTTCATTTACAGTGTCGGTTACCATAATTTTGGGCAACCCAAGGGTGACCATGATAAACCCGGTTTGCAGCCACACGGTGCTTCCGTGGCAGATGAACATGGGCACAAGCACATCGTTCCCTCCATCGAGCCCATGTATTCGCGGTTTTTTGCATTCATTGGCCTGTTTGCCTTTGGTATGTACACCCTGGTTGTTTCGAACAACCTGTTAACCCTCTTCGTTGGCTGGGAAATCATGGGGTTGTGCTCCTATCTGTTGATTGGTTTCTGGTATCAAAAACCATCTGCCAGGGCGGCGATGATAAAGGCTTTCCTGACCACCAGAGTGGGTGATGTCTTCATGCTGCTCGGTATCGCTTACATCTATACTTCGGTTGGATCCTTGAGCTATGCCGACATTTTCAATCCCGATACTTTAGAGAAATTAGCCTCCACCCCAGCAATCGGAGGTTTTCTCGGCCTGTCAGCAGCCGCATTAATGGGTATCCTGCTCTTCATCGGGACCATCGGTAAGTCGGCCCAATGGCCATTGCATGTGTGGTTGCCAGACGCCATGGAAGGGCCCACGCCAGTCTCAGCGATGATCCATGCCGCCACGATGGTCTCTGCCGGTGTGTACATGGTTATCCGGATGTACCCCTTGCTCAGTGTGGGGTATGAGCATGGGCATCTGACTCCAGCCATGAGCGTGATGGCAGTCATCGGCACGTTTACCGCCATATTTGCGGCCACGATCGCCATTGCTCAGAATGACATCAAACGGGTTCTGGCGTATTCGACGATTTCACAGCTGGGATATATGATTGCGGCCCTGGGGATCGGTGCCTATGTTGCTGTTGCGTTCCACCTGATCACCCATGCTTTCTTTAAGGCGCTCCTGTTCCTTGGTTCCGGCTCGGTCATCCATGGTGTTGAACATGGCGTGTTGCACACTGGGGAGCAGGTCGATCCTCAGAATATGTTCAACATGGGTGGATTACGCAAAAAGATGCCGGTGACTTTCTGGACTTTCCTGATCGGTGGTTTTGCCCTTTCCGGATTTCCCATCATCACTGCAGGGTTCTGGTCAAAAGATGAAATCTTAGCGGACGCGTTTGGCAATGGCCATTGGACGGTTTTCATCGTCCTTTCACTTGCGGCTTTTATTACGGCGTTCTATACCATGCGCCAGATCACCCTGACATTCCTTGGAAAACCACGCACCGAATCAGCCCATCATGCGCAGGAAACACCCTGGACGATGACACTGCCGCTGGTGATCCTGACTGTATTTGCAGTTGGCATCGGCTGGGCTGGCATTTCAGAATCCTTCCCGCTAATTGGGGGTATCTTGCCCAACTTTGTCCACGAGTTTATTGGTGGCACACTTCTCGAACCACCGGAAACCCTTCCGTTCAGCCTTTGGCCGTTACTGGTGTCAATTGTCGCTTCGCTGGGTGGCCTCACCCTGGGCTGGTTGGTATATCGTAATCAAAAGGTGGCTGCCGAAGATCCGTTAGCGAAAACTCTCGGGCCAGTTTACAAAATACTCCAGAATAAATATTACTTTGATGAGCTATACGATCTGATCTTTGTTCGCCCGGCCTATTGGCTGGCTGATAATTTCACCAATCGCTTTCTAGACCGGGGCATCATCGATGGTATCTTGCATTTCATTGCTCGGGTTGCTTCCAATGTGGGCCACGTTTTCCGTAACTATTTCGATAAACCGGTGGTGAATGGCTTCGGCGATTTTATTGGCGAGGGGATGAAGAAATTCGGCCAGTCGATAAAAGTGATCCAAACTGGAAAAGTACAGCAATATTTGCTAATGGCGTTGATATTAGCATTTGGCGCCATGTTTTATTTTGTATTTGCCTTCTTACAACATTAG
- a CDS encoding NADH-quinone oxidoreductase subunit NuoH has product MNFLSDPVNFIANWLNTLLVNIGLSQAAATTILTFIGAFLVGVFGFSLVIFTIWLERKLYARIQDRLGPNRVGPWGVFQTFPDMVKIFTKEYITPIGADKVTYNLAPILSVSAVLLIWAVLPFAKTIVGSDVNVGVLYLVAVGGIGALGIILAGWSSNNKYSLLGAFRAVAQIVSYEVPMVLALLVPVLLGRTMGVNSLVNSQVVWFVIMSPIAAFIFFTSSIAETGRAPFDLLEAESEIVAGYQTEYSGLKFGMFYVGEFLHAFTISALTATLFLGGWRGPWAEQVPILGVAWFFIKAFLVYFVVVLIRISMPRLRIDQMLNFNWKFLTPLALVLLVLTAIVDKGFFMIIPGFNISSTLIPWIRAGVHLVLNLAIIFITILLLKSHPTKTVQVVAQPRPVAVAPEPPASVIS; this is encoded by the coding sequence ATGAATTTCTTAAGCGATCCGGTTAATTTCATTGCGAATTGGTTGAATACTTTGTTAGTTAATATTGGATTGTCTCAGGCAGCTGCGACGACCATTCTAACTTTTATTGGGGCATTCCTGGTGGGTGTATTTGGATTTTCCCTGGTGATTTTCACCATCTGGCTTGAGCGCAAATTGTACGCTCGCATCCAGGACCGCCTCGGTCCCAATCGCGTTGGGCCATGGGGAGTGTTTCAGACCTTCCCCGATATGGTAAAAATTTTTACCAAAGAATACATAACCCCCATTGGGGCAGATAAAGTCACATATAACCTGGCACCCATCCTGTCGGTTTCTGCAGTTCTATTGATCTGGGCGGTTTTGCCTTTCGCCAAGACGATCGTTGGCTCTGATGTAAATGTCGGTGTTTTGTATCTTGTCGCAGTGGGTGGCATTGGGGCGTTAGGGATTATCCTGGCCGGTTGGTCATCCAATAACAAGTACTCCTTGCTGGGTGCATTCCGGGCTGTTGCTCAAATTGTTTCCTACGAAGTACCGATGGTCCTGGCACTGCTGGTCCCAGTACTGCTGGGCCGCACCATGGGGGTGAATAGCCTGGTCAATTCCCAGGTGGTCTGGTTTGTGATCATGTCGCCGATTGCTGCTTTTATCTTTTTTACCAGCTCAATAGCTGAGACGGGTCGGGCACCTTTTGATTTGCTGGAGGCTGAATCGGAAATTGTCGCTGGTTACCAGACAGAATATTCAGGCTTAAAATTTGGCATGTTCTACGTAGGTGAATTTTTGCATGCATTCACCATCTCAGCCCTGACGGCGACATTATTTCTAGGTGGATGGCGAGGCCCCTGGGCAGAACAGGTACCGATCCTGGGCGTCGCATGGTTCTTCATCAAGGCATTTCTTGTCTACTTTGTGGTTGTGCTCATCCGCATCTCGATGCCTCGTTTACGCATTGACCAGATGTTAAATTTCAACTGGAAGTTTCTCACCCCACTGGCCCTGGTCCTTCTCGTCCTGACTGCCATCGTGGATAAGGGGTTTTTTATGATCATCCCGGGGTTCAATATATCTAGCACTCTGATTCCCTGGATTCGGGCGGGCGTGCACCTGGTATTGAACCTGGCGATTATTTTTATCACCATCTTGTTGTTGAAATCACATCCTACCAAAACAGTCCAGGTAGTGGCTCAGCCGCGTCCTGTGGCTGTTGCCCCGGAACCTCCGGCCTCGGTAATCTCGTAA
- the atpF gene encoding ATP synthase F0 subunit B, producing MAKLGINLGTLIFQILNFTIVCILLYAWAYKPILNMMNNRKQKIAQGLEDARVASEARANAEQDAAKILAEAQTKASQVVRESTDRAEAAALEIRAAAEAEITKEREAALAEVQVERDRMLGDLRNQIAALAIAAAQKLVGEALDEQRQHILINEFFSGVKAGKVEVLEGATISGTSAEVTSALPLLSDEMEAVKSDVLSKVGSQATVSFRVDPDILGGLVIRVGGKVLDASVAGQLESLRQSLA from the coding sequence ATGGCAAAACTAGGGATTAATTTAGGCACGCTGATATTCCAGATACTAAACTTTACCATCGTATGTATTCTTCTATACGCCTGGGCATATAAACCGATCTTAAATATGATGAATAATCGCAAGCAAAAGATTGCCCAGGGTTTAGAAGATGCCCGCGTGGCGAGTGAAGCTCGGGCGAATGCTGAACAGGATGCCGCCAAGATTCTTGCGGAAGCTCAAACCAAAGCCAGCCAGGTCGTCCGCGAATCGACTGACCGTGCGGAAGCTGCAGCTTTGGAAATCCGGGCTGCTGCAGAAGCTGAAATCACGAAGGAACGTGAAGCTGCCTTAGCGGAAGTCCAGGTTGAGCGGGATCGCATGCTGGGCGACCTGCGTAATCAGATTGCAGCTTTGGCTATTGCTGCTGCTCAAAAGCTGGTGGGTGAGGCGCTTGATGAGCAACGCCAGCATATTTTGATCAACGAATTCTTCTCTGGCGTGAAAGCTGGCAAAGTCGAGGTCCTGGAAGGAGCCACCATCAGTGGAACCTCGGCTGAAGTCACCAGTGCGCTGCCCCTCTTGTCAGATGAAATGGAAGCGGTCAAGAGTGATGTGCTGTCGAAAGTTGGCAGTCAGGCGACCGTGTCCTTCAGGGTTGATCCAGATATCCTGGGTGGTCTGGTGATTCGTGTAGGAGGCAAGGTTTTGGATGCTTCTGTCGCCGGGCAACTGGAGTCATTAAGGCAATCTCTCGCCTGA
- a CDS encoding NADH-quinone oxidoreductase subunit NuoK: MIPLSWYLTFAAVLFCVGLYGVLVRKNAIGILMGIELMLNSVNVNLIAFWRYRSPNDIAGQAFAIIVFAVAAAEVAVGLALIISIYRRRNSVVADDMNLLKW; this comes from the coding sequence ATGATCCCACTATCCTGGTATCTGACATTTGCGGCTGTCCTGTTTTGCGTTGGTTTATACGGCGTTTTAGTTCGGAAAAATGCCATCGGTATCCTGATGGGCATCGAGTTAATGCTTAATTCTGTTAATGTAAATCTGATCGCCTTCTGGCGCTATCGGTCTCCCAATGATATCGCCGGACAGGCGTTTGCTATTATTGTTTTTGCCGTTGCTGCTGCTGAAGTTGCTGTTGGTCTTGCCCTGATCATCTCCATTTATCGTCGCCGTAACTCCGTTGTGGCTGATGATATGAATTTGTTGAAGTGGTAA